A DNA window from Arachis hypogaea cultivar Tifrunner chromosome 18, arahy.Tifrunner.gnm2.J5K5, whole genome shotgun sequence contains the following coding sequences:
- the LOC112771049 gene encoding multiprotein-bridging factor 1b, which translates to MSGVGPISQDWEPVVIRKKAPNAAAKKDEKAVNAARRAGAEIETVKKSNAGTNRAASSSTSLNTRKLDEETENLHHDRVPSELKKAIMQARLDKKLTQAQLAQMINEKPQIIQEYESGKAIPNQQIIGKLERALGAKLRGKK; encoded by the exons ATGTCGGGTGTGGGGCCCATATCGCAGGATTGGGAGCCAGTGGTGATAAGGAAGAAGGCACCAAACGCTGCGGCCAAGAAGGATGAGAAAGCTGTCAATGCTGCTCGCCGCGCCGGAGCTGAGATTGAAACCGTCAAGAAAT CAAATGCTGGAACAAATAGAGCTGCCTCTAGTAGCACTTCTTTGAACACCAGGAAGCTTGATGAAGAAACCGAGAATCTTCACC ACGACCGTGTACCATCAGAACTAAAGAAAGCCATCATGCAGGCCCGACTGGACAAAAAACTTACTCAGGCTCAGCTGGCtcag ATGATCAATGAGAAGCCACAGATTATACAGGAATATGAATCTGGCAAAGCCATTCCAAATCAACAAATCATAGGGAAACTGGAGAGAGCTCTTGGTGCAAAGCTTCGTGGAAAGAAATGA
- the LOC112772349 gene encoding uncharacterized protein: MNQIKPQDNDAAAKAATPLQSDEHESPATEISHESPVSGAGWVCKIPSEDSGWRSFNTKSSSQTHLLSAEEKSTIAALDLQLKAVKACKAFLVGNTSSDSDEDDIIDDEDEDEDEDESIDGDDNDDEGDESAEYKFFEKVFKEDGELRRYYENNHKEGHFYCLVCGAVWKKVWKRFKDCNQLLQHSTTVLRTKRMRAHRAYAHVVCKVIGWDIDQLPVNSRKILVESKKSAGDGMDDSNGETGNGNVDERVDDLVHVQ; encoded by the exons ATGAACCAAATTAAGCCGCAG GACAATGATGCTGCTGCAAAAGCCGCTACTCCACTTCAATCTGATGAGCATGAGTCTCCTGCTACTGag ATTTCTCATGAATCTCCGGTTTCTGGTGCTGGATGGGTTTGCAAAATCCCCTCAGAAGACTCAGGATGGCGTTCATTCAACACCAAATCATCTTCTCAGACTCATTTGCTttcagcagaagaaaaatcaaccATAGCAGCACTGGATTTGCAGCTCAAGGCAGTGAAAGCTTGCAAAGCATTTTTAGTTGGCAATACTAGTTCGGACTCTGATGAAGATGACATCAtcgatgatgaggatgaagatgaagatgaggaTGAGTCGATAGATGGTGATGACAATGACGACGAGGGTGATGAGTCTGCGGAGTACAAGTTTTTTGAAAAAGTGTTTAAAGAAGATGGTGAATTAAGAAGATATTACGAGAACAACCACAAAGAAGGGCACTTTTATTGTTTGGTTTGTGGGGCTGTATGGAAGAAAGTATGGAAGAGGTTTAAGGATTGCAATCAACTACTTCAACATTCAACTACTGTATTAAGGACAAAAAGGATGCGAGCTCACAGGGCTTATGCTCATGTTGTCTGTAAAGTCATTGGTTGGGACATTGATCAGTTGCCTGTAAATTCCAGGAAGATTTTG GTTGAATCGAAAAAGTCTGCAGGGGATGGCATGGATGATTCAAAT GGTGAAACTGGTAATGGTAATGTTGATGAACGTGTTGACGATTTGGTTCATGTTCAGTGA
- the LOC112770643 gene encoding tubby-like F-box protein 7 has translation MSLRKVFRSRKFSKSFMEVNAAVAPKVEGGEKKEEAGEEGNAWSGMLPELLGEIIRRVEVEEEQWPQRQNVVACACVCKRWRDMTREIVGQPHNNGKITFPSCLRKPGPRELPNQCLIKRNKKTSTFYLYLALTPSFTDKGKFLLAARRYRFGTHTEYIISLDAEDLSQGSNAYVGKLSSDFLGTNFTIYDSQPPHAGAKPSSGRSSRRFASKQISPQVPAGNFEVGQVSYKFNLLKSRGPRRMVCSLKCPATPLGETSDITSLDGNKTNSKDQATPTCTVLKNKAPRWHEHLQCWCLNFHGRVTVASVKNFQLVATVDQSQPGGKGDEDTVLLQFGKVGDDTFTMDYRQPLSAFQAFAICLTSFGTKLACE, from the exons ATGTCTCTAAGGAAGGTGTTCCGCTCACGGAAATTCTCGAAATCGTTCATGGAGGTTAACGCTGCGGTAGCTCCTAAGGTGGAGGGAGGGGAAAAGAAGGAGGAGGCAGGGGAGGAGGGGAATGCGTGGTCGGGGATGTTGCCGGAGCTGCTGGGAGAGATTATAAGAAGGGTGGAGGTGGAGGAGGAGCAGTGGCCGCAGCGGCAGAACGTGGTGGCGTGCGCCTGTGTCTGCAAGCGGTGGAGGGACATGACGCGTGAGATCGTTGGACAGCCTCATAATAACGGCAAAATCACTTTTCCTTCATGTCTTAGGAAG CCAGGTCCACGTGAACTTCCCAACCAGTGTCTGATAAAGCGAAACAAGAAGACCTCAACATTTTATCTATATCTTGCCTTAACACCAT CATTCACAGACAAAGGGAAGTTTTTGTTAGCGGCTAGAAGATACAGGTTTGGTACCCATACTGAATATATAATATCACTTGATGCCGAGGACTTATCCCAAGGAAGCAATGCTTATGTTGGAAAATTAAG CTCGGATTTTCTTGGCACCAACTTCACAATTTACGACAGTCAACCACCCCATGCTGGTGCAAAACCATCGAGTGGCAGGTCTAGTCGCCGTTTTGCCAGCAAACAGATAAGCCCTCAAGTTCCTGCTGGTAACTTTGAAGTGGGGCAGGTCTCCTACAAGTTCAACCTCTTGAAATCAAGAGGGCCAAGGAGGATGGTTTGCTCCCTCAAGTGTCCTGCAACACCGTTGGGAGAAACTTCAGATATCACATCATTGGACGGCAACAAGACAAACAGTAAAGATCAAGCTACTCCTACCTGCACAGTCTTGAAGAACAAAGCACCAAGGTGGCACGAGCATTTGCAGTGCTGGTGCTTGAATTTTCATGGCCGTGTGACAGTAGCATCCGTGAAGAACTTTCAGCTGGTTGCTACGGTGGACCAAAGCCAACCGGGAGGGAAAGGAGATGAGGACACGGTTCTCCTGCAGTTTGGCAAAGTGGGGGATGATACTTTCACCATGGATTATAGGCAGCCCTTATCTGCCTTTCAGGCATTTGCCATTTGCTTGACTAGCTTTGGCACTAAACTGGCATGTGAGTAA
- the LOC112771050 gene encoding mitochondrial protein pet191 homolog, with amino-acid sequence MSKSCKGLATELVKCLSESDCVKVEKRPYRECVGEKTPSIPSECVGLRETYFNCKRGQVDMRARIRGNKGY; translated from the exons ATGTCTAAGTCTTGCAAAGGGTTGGCCACGGAGCTGGTCAAGTGCCTCAGTGAATCTGATTGTGTTAAG gttgagaaGAGACCTTATAGGGAGTGTGTTGGAGAGAAGACTCCATCAATACCAAGTGAATGTGTGGGATTGAGGGAAACCTATTTCAATTGCAAGAGAGGCCAG GTTGATATGAGAGCTCGGATTCGTGGAAACAAGGGCTATTAA